The Erigeron canadensis isolate Cc75 chromosome 4, C_canadensis_v1, whole genome shotgun sequence genome window below encodes:
- the LOC122596360 gene encoding glycosyltransferase BC10-like, with product MKNNYNNNNHNQNMISLFKMFNAPLHLSNLLSLVLFFAFGLCFGVILTFQLKNVSFNLQFTQFSLSTSTTTTNNTASNTTLDTVSPPSPPAPPVKIGLSSYLTPPQPMHDMTDEELLWRASMVPKVKDYPFNRTIKVAFMFLTRGPVVLSPLWERFFKGYEGHYTIYVHSSDFNSTVTESEKSVFHGRRIPSKYVEWGKVNMIEAERRLLANALLDFSNQRFVLLSESCIPLFNFSTVYSYLTNSNHNFVESYDLEGPVGRGRYSQYMAPTVDIEEWRKGSQWFEMNRDLAVEVISDKKYFSVFHDFCDGQCYADEHYLPTFVTKIFGKTNSNRTLTFVDWARGGPHPTKYTRNDVTEEFLEKLRNDRSCEYNGQKNHICHLFARKFTSHALDRLLRIAPKLMQFNL from the exons atgaagaacaattacaacaacaataaccatAACCAAAATATGATCTCATTGTTTAAAATGTTCAATGCACCATTACATTTATCAAATCTATTATCTCTAGTACTTTTTTTCGCCTTCGGTTTATGTTTTGGTGTCATTTTAACTTTCCAACTTAAAAACGTGTCGTTTAACCTCCAATTCACTCAATTTTCTCTCTCTACCAGCACTACGACCACAAACAACACTGCATCCAATACAACATTGGATACAGTGTCACCACCGTCGCCACCAGCACCACCAGTCAAAATTGGATTGTCGAGTTATTTGACACCGCCTCAACCTATGCACGATATGACCGATGAAGAGTTATTATGGCGAGCATCCATGGTCCCTAAGGTGAAAGACTATCCATTCAATAGAACAATTAAGGTGGCTTTCATGTTTTTGACCAGAGGACCGGTCGTGTTGTCGCCTTTATGGGAGCGGTTTTTCAAAGGCTATGAAGGTCATTACACCATTTATGTACATAGCTCGGATTTTAATTCTACAGTGACCGAGTCAGAGAAATCTGTTTTCCATGGCCGGAGAATTCCCAGCAAG tATGTCGAATGGGGAAAAGTTAACATGATAGAAGCCGAGCGTCGACTACTAGCAAACGCACTGCTCGATTTCTCAAACCAACGATTTGTCCTTCTCTCGGAATCTTGCATTCCCTTGTTCAACTTCTCGACGGTTTACTCTTACCTCACAAACTCGAACCATAACTTTGTTGAGTCCTATGATTTGGAAGGGCCCGTTGGTCGTGGGAGATATAGTCAATATATGGCCCCAACGGTTGATATTGAGGAATGGCGCAAAGGGTCACAATGGTTCGAGATGAACCGTGACCTAGCCGTTGAGGTTATATCCGATAAGAAGTATTTTTCAGTTTTCCATGACTTTTGTGATGGCCAATGTTATGCGGATGAGCATTACTTGCCAACATTTGTTACCAAGATATTTGGGAAAACCAATTCCAACAGGactttgactttcgttgactggGCGAGAGGAGGCCCCCACCCGACCAAGTATACGAGAAACGATGTGACCGAAGAGTTTTTGGAGAAGCTAAGAAATGACAGGAGTTGTGAATATAATGGACAGAAAAACCATATTTGTCACTTGTTTGCAAGGAAGTTCACATCTCATGCTTTGGATAGATTATTAAGAATTGCACCAAAGCTTATGCAATTCAACTTATAG